One window of Heptranchias perlo isolate sHepPer1 chromosome 15, sHepPer1.hap1, whole genome shotgun sequence genomic DNA carries:
- the ccdc160 gene encoding coiled-coil domain-containing protein 160, with protein sequence MAGVEEQHWVQELFPPHFSTQDLLGAEFTSQPVLVSEQFAAGRAKRIENIYQQEMKNFQDERKLKRKAYLSGLIVQEPACEPASAAPVKFPGSWGDDQSVCKLDNLNISDEKGTEEMEEQYIWSAEELLVLHQAMCRKDSQQHTIEAQLAVAHFEAEELKADSKKLAVCLEMKETELHKTKLEIQNRTLHLGHIMQENSKKDLQIRDLKEDLQEEMATVRSLSSELQRTRLEVQDQRLRMEKLTSDWKKLSLRQEFEKVLLAEKLKEESGLELKKLQTELDVVKTELSAEEWQHAHSKKGLELLCKHFSCLPSLGPAEDFKIEFLNK encoded by the coding sequence ATGGCGGGTGTGGAGGAGCAACATTGGGTGCAGGAGTTATTTCCTCCACACTTCAGCACCCAAGACCTGCTTGGGGCAGAGTTTACCTCGCAGCCAGTGCTAGTTTCTGAACAGTTTGCTGCAGGGAGAGCCAAAAGAATTGAAAATATTTACCAGCAGGAAATGAAGAATTTTCAAGATGAACGGAAACTGAAAAGAAAAGCTTACCTTTCGGGACTGATTGTACAAGAGCCAGCCTGTGAACCTGCCTCCGCAGCTCCTGTCAAATTCCCGGGATCATGGGGGGATGATCAAAGTGTGTGTAAATTAGACAATTTAAATATCAGTGACGAGAAAGGCACTGAAGAAATGGAAGAGCAGTATATCTGGAGCGCTGAGGAACTATTAGTTTTACATCAAGCAATGTGTAGAAAAGACTCTCAGCAACACACAATAGAAGCGCAGCTGGCAGTCGCACATTTCGAGGCAGAAGAGCTGAAGGCAGACAGCAAGAAACTGGCAGTGTGCCTGGAAATGAAAGAGACCGAACTTCATAAAACCAAACTAGAAATCCAGAACAGAACCCTGCACCTAGGACACATCATGCAAGAGAACTCAAAAAAGGACTTGCAGATTCGAGATTTGAAAGAAGATTTACAGGAAGAGATGGCAACCGTGCGCAGCCTGAGTTCAGAACTGCAGCGAACCAGGCTGGAGGTTCAGGACCAGCGACTGAGAATGGAGAAGTTAACCTCTGACTGGAAGAAGCTGTCGTTGCGACAGGAGTTTGAAAAGGTCCTTTTGGCCGAGAAGTTGAAAGAAGAGTCTGGCTTGGAACTGAAGAAACTACAAACAGAACTGGACGTGGTGAAGACTGAACTGAGTGCGGAGGAATGGCAACACGCACACAGCAAGAAAGGTCTGGAGCTGTTGTGTAAACACTTCTCCTGTTTACCTTCCTTGGGCCCAGCTGaagattttaaaattgaatttctgAATAAGTGA